One genomic window of Deinococcus multiflagellatus includes the following:
- a CDS encoding ABC transporter permease, protein MDTLILEALARALAVGTPLLLACLGAILNERAGVVNLGVEGLMAVGALAAFAVAASAPDANLWMAVGAAMAAGALLAGLHALATVTLRANQFVSGLALALIGTGAAGLLGKRFEGLPLFNKVPDWTVFGVALSPFTVAALALAAGLAFWLSATRAGLTLRSVGENPAAADVLGVNVALVRVLAVLGGGALAGLAGAFLSLAYRSSWADNMTAGLGWIAVALVIFVGWRPLRAVLGALFFGFLYYLQFRLQGSSPVPTEVFSAMPFVLVLVVLALAGVRGQAGDAPAALGRPYVRGER, encoded by the coding sequence ATGGACACCCTGATTCTCGAAGCTTTGGCCCGCGCGCTGGCGGTGGGCACGCCGCTGCTGCTCGCCTGTCTGGGGGCGATTCTGAATGAACGCGCCGGGGTGGTGAACCTGGGCGTGGAAGGACTGATGGCGGTGGGCGCCTTGGCCGCTTTTGCGGTGGCGGCCAGTGCCCCAGACGCCAACCTGTGGATGGCGGTGGGCGCGGCGATGGCGGCGGGCGCGCTACTCGCGGGGCTGCACGCGCTGGCCACTGTGACGCTGCGGGCCAACCAGTTCGTGAGTGGCCTGGCGCTGGCCCTGATCGGCACCGGGGCCGCCGGCCTGCTGGGCAAGCGCTTTGAAGGGCTGCCCCTTTTTAACAAGGTCCCCGACTGGACGGTCTTTGGCGTGGCCCTCAGCCCGTTTACCGTGGCCGCGCTGGCCCTGGCGGCGGGGTTGGCTTTCTGGCTGTCGGCCACGCGGGCCGGGCTGACCCTGCGCTCGGTGGGCGAGAACCCGGCGGCGGCCGATGTGCTGGGCGTGAATGTGGCACTGGTGCGGGTGCTGGCGGTGCTGGGGGGCGGCGCCTTGGCCGGGCTGGCGGGCGCCTTTCTGTCGCTGGCCTACCGGTCCTCGTGGGCGGACAACATGACGGCGGGCCTGGGTTGGATCGCCGTGGCCCTGGTGATTTTTGTGGGCTGGCGACCGCTGCGGGCGGTGCTGGGCGCGCTGTTTTTCGGCTTCCTATATTACCTGCAGTTTCGCCTGCAGGGCAGCAGCCCGGTGCCCACCGAGGTCTTCAGCGCCATGCCCTTTGTGCTGGTGCTGGTCGTGCTGGCGCTGGCCGGGGTGCGCGGGCAGGCCGGCGACGCCCCCGCCGCCCTGGGCCGCCCCTACGTGCGCGGCGAACGCTGA